A window of the Henckelia pumila isolate YLH828 chromosome 3, ASM3356847v2, whole genome shotgun sequence genome harbors these coding sequences:
- the LOC140889291 gene encoding uncharacterized protein — translation MKGVMHYGKKGKLSPRFIGPFEILYRIGTLAYRVSLPPSLAAVHNVFHVSMLRKYISNPSHILDFEPLRLASDLSFEERPEQILAREERRLRTRDIPMVKVRWLNHSEEEATWEAETDMRTRYPDLFGTYLDFEGEIYFKERIIVTPRISSYINRMHN, via the coding sequence ATGAAAGGCGTGATGCATTATGGTAAAAAGGGCAAGCTCAGTCCGaggtttatcggtccatttgagattttgtatAGGATTGGTACCTTGGCTTATCGTGTATCACTGCCTCCTAGTCTTGCAGCggtgcacaatgtattccatgtctcgATGCTGAGAAAGTATATCTCCAACCCCTCGCATAttctggattttgagcctctacGGTTGGCGTCAGATTTGTCGTTCGAGGAGCGACCTGAGCAGATTTTGGCACGTGAGGAGCGAAGACTGAGGACGCGAGATATTCCCATGGTCAAGGTCCGGTGGCTAAATCATTCTGAGGAGGAGGCCACCTGGGAGGCTGAGACCGACATGCGGACGCGTTATCCGGATCTTTTCGGTACGTATCTCGATTTCGagggcgaaatttattttaaggaGAGGATAATTGTAACGCCTAGAATTTCCTCTTACATAAACcgtatgcataattag